The following coding sequences lie in one bacterium genomic window:
- a CDS encoding NUDIX domain-containing protein: MLVKRGVEPGLGLWALPSGFMEKDESPEQALVREVLEETSIHCKPGVLLGVTNHQDPHFGQVLVLAYTAHYSAGAAAAGDDAIEAHWFNTNELPLMAFRSHTDFIRHAEQLMEFSE, encoded by the coding sequence TTGTTAGTAAAACGTGGCGTGGAGCCGGGGCTTGGTCTATGGGCTCTACCTTCAGGTTTTATGGAGAAAGACGAATCTCCAGAGCAGGCACTCGTGCGCGAAGTTCTCGAGGAAACAAGCATTCATTGTAAGCCAGGTGTGCTATTGGGTGTGACCAATCACCAGGACCCCCACTTCGGACAGGTCTTGGTACTTGCTTACACAGCGCATTATTCCGCCGGTGCTGCGGCTGCGGGCGATGATGCCATCGAGGCTCACTGGTTCAACACTAACGAGTTGCCCCTAATGGCTTTCCGCAGCCATACTGATTTTATCCGCCATGCCGAACAATTGATGGAGTTCAGCGAATGA
- the rpmF gene encoding 50S ribosomal protein L32 yields the protein MPVPKRRVGKSRRDRRRANFNLTGPALATCSNCKASIAPHRVCGSCGYYNGRFVMSVKSR from the coding sequence ATGCCAGTACCAAAAAGAAGAGTCGGAAAGTCCCGCCGTGATCGCCGCCGGGCAAATTTCAATTTGACCGGACCTGCACTCGCAACGTGCTCAAACTGCAAAGCTTCAATTGCCCCGCACCGTGTATGTGGTTCGTGCGGCTACTATAATGGCCGCTTCGTAATGTCAGTGAAGTCAAGGTAG
- the fabF gene encoding beta-ketoacyl-ACP synthase II, giving the protein MQKHRVVVTGMGVISPVGNDVHSFWSAITSGRSGAGPITLFDTTEFATKFACEVKDFSIGDLLDPKEARRFQRFTQFGIAAAHQALVDAGLSGESPPVAKERTGVIIGSGIGGIELFEEQAKVYLERGPKRISPFFVPMMISDIVSGQVSICFGLGGPNFAVVSACSTAGHSIHMAARLIQAGEADAIVAGGTEAAITHLGVGGFNAMKALSTRNEDPQKASRPFDIDRDGFVIGEGSGVLILESLESAERRGAKIHAELLGAGASGDAYHITAPHVDGDGARRAMIAALTDANVPKEDVAYINAHGTSTDVGDPTEIRAIRSVFGAHADKLAVSSTKSMHGHTLGAAGAIEAIASILVTQNDLIPPTINIENQDPECDLFVTPNLAVKRDVSIAMSNAFGFGGHNSSLIFAKPEYHKGR; this is encoded by the coding sequence ATGCAGAAGCATCGAGTTGTCGTAACTGGTATGGGGGTGATCTCTCCGGTCGGCAACGACGTTCATAGCTTTTGGAGCGCTATTACTTCCGGCCGCTCTGGAGCGGGACCCATTACATTGTTTGATACTACAGAGTTCGCAACGAAGTTCGCGTGCGAAGTCAAAGACTTCTCCATTGGGGATTTACTTGACCCTAAAGAGGCGCGAAGGTTTCAGAGGTTTACGCAATTCGGGATCGCTGCTGCACATCAAGCGCTTGTGGATGCAGGTTTAAGTGGTGAATCGCCGCCAGTAGCGAAGGAGCGGACAGGCGTAATTATCGGATCGGGAATCGGCGGGATAGAACTTTTCGAAGAACAGGCGAAGGTTTATCTTGAACGCGGACCTAAACGAATCAGCCCGTTCTTTGTGCCGATGATGATCTCTGACATTGTTTCAGGTCAGGTCTCAATTTGCTTTGGTCTTGGTGGACCTAACTTTGCCGTTGTATCTGCTTGCTCGACTGCCGGTCATTCAATCCACATGGCAGCGCGTTTGATTCAGGCTGGTGAAGCTGACGCAATTGTGGCTGGTGGTACTGAAGCTGCAATCACCCATCTTGGCGTTGGTGGATTTAATGCGATGAAAGCGCTTTCCACACGAAATGAGGATCCTCAAAAAGCCAGCAGGCCGTTCGATATTGATCGAGATGGCTTTGTCATTGGCGAGGGTTCGGGTGTGCTCATCCTTGAGAGTCTTGAGTCTGCTGAGAGACGTGGTGCAAAGATTCACGCAGAGCTTTTGGGTGCAGGAGCGTCCGGTGACGCCTACCACATTACGGCTCCACATGTTGACGGTGATGGTGCTCGTCGGGCGATGATAGCTGCACTGACAGACGCGAATGTGCCCAAAGAAGATGTTGCCTATATCAATGCGCACGGTACGTCCACTGACGTAGGTGATCCGACCGAGATAAGAGCTATTCGGTCAGTGTTCGGCGCACATGCGGACAAGTTGGCTGTTTCCTCAACCAAATCGATGCACGGTCATACACTTGGAGCTGCTGGGGCAATTGAGGCCATAGCGTCCATTCTTGTGACGCAAAATGACTTGATACCGCCGACGATAAACATTGAGAATCAGGACCCGGAATGTGACCTCTTTGTGACACCGAATCTCGCGGTAAAAAGAGACGTTTCCATTGCCATGTCCAATGCCTTTGGTTTTGGTGGACATAATTCGTCACTAATATTTGCCAAGCCGGAGTACCACAAGGGTAGGTAA
- a CDS encoding bifunctional nuclease family protein, whose protein sequence is MISVEVIGISVCPPYQGYVVILKEKDGERWLPIFIGAAEAQSISLLLQGLEYARPMTYDLFAAILLESGVSVVSTTICDLKDNTFYAEVELRISGGETRRIDSRPSDAIALALKSKAPIQVANKVMDSAAVSNEPVNRSIVEQIAYLHQKLKEYVEVEAYEEAAKIRDHIRSLEHRLTDNDPLDTGNPPEGQQ, encoded by the coding sequence ATGATAAGCGTTGAGGTTATTGGAATCTCAGTTTGTCCTCCATATCAAGGCTATGTTGTCATCCTGAAAGAGAAGGATGGCGAGCGCTGGCTGCCCATTTTTATCGGGGCAGCTGAAGCTCAGAGCATTTCGCTCCTGCTTCAAGGACTTGAGTATGCGCGTCCGATGACTTACGACTTATTCGCTGCGATCCTCTTGGAAAGCGGGGTAAGTGTCGTTTCGACTACCATATGCGATCTCAAGGATAACACATTCTATGCCGAAGTTGAACTGCGAATTTCTGGCGGTGAGACGCGCCGGATAGATTCACGCCCATCGGATGCCATCGCGCTTGCGCTGAAAAGCAAAGCTCCGATACAAGTGGCGAACAAAGTCATGGACAGTGCCGCTGTCAGTAACGAGCCTGTGAATCGATCCATTGTTGAGCAAATCGCGTACTTGCATCAGAAGCTGAAAGAGTATGTCGAAGTTGAAGCATACGAAGAAGCAGCAAAGATCCGTGATCATATTCGGTCACTCGAACATCGTCTTACTGATAATGACCCGCTTGATACGGGAAATCCCCCTGAAGGGCAACAATAG
- a CDS encoding acyl carrier protein — MSDMENKVKKIIADRLQVDLSSVTDGAGFVEDLGADSLDLVELVMAFEEEFGLEIPDQDAETMKTVGDAVNYLKSKTPAENA; from the coding sequence ATGTCCGACATGGAGAACAAAGTAAAAAAGATCATTGCGGATCGATTGCAGGTTGACCTAAGCAGCGTCACCGACGGAGCGGGCTTCGTCGAGGACCTTGGTGCCGACTCGCTCGATCTGGTCGAACTGGTCATGGCTTTCGAGGAGGAATTCGGACTCGAGATCCCAGATCAAGATGCCGAAACGATGAAAACTGTTGGTGATGCCGTCAACTACTTGAAGAGCAAGACCCCAGCAGAGAACGCCTAA
- a CDS encoding acyl--CoA ligase yields the protein MTSGEKQQGFSASRWASELMNLVPDRCMFQYQGNKFSGRDVSEYSKAWRASLNTAQIEPGQVIAIAADRSLEAVTLFLSCLQSGILPFFVDPRLEFESLVKLLDAVRIHGLYCGKTLDSALFAARLPYLRWIAEQDARSWTEPQGIAVTATDQSPAFVNHSAGTCAPPKALFHSADAIAWQSSALASQLRIRQGTEVWYTGTLASVAVLSLGMFAALSSDATFVLDDPSEELVKADSDAKQRLLLLAEARDRSYWNADKLLQLKGKVSAVLVTDSSLTEEFALLVTRATDGQVWSGYYTSETAGFVALNTLPGVWPFESVGRPIGGAVFKVVGESGESLPCGSIGRLEVSNAPRPLKFVSLSYKSSSKRDEEEWLPVDDWAVLDEQDFLGIVGCDRAVFLKGGFHVRAEDLEKSLKHMDGVSDAVVYAKPHEEIGSEVAATLLLSNGNADASNIPRLLDAMLPRFMVPTSLSVVNDLASTPSGKRIRFGLAAAGKNVDPLKPLPEFVLPSFDPRLTRATEEDSRDESLPIEDV from the coding sequence GTGACTAGTGGTGAGAAGCAGCAGGGATTCTCCGCAAGTCGTTGGGCATCTGAACTCATGAATTTGGTCCCCGATCGATGTATGTTCCAGTACCAGGGGAATAAGTTCAGTGGACGTGACGTATCCGAGTACTCCAAGGCGTGGCGGGCTTCGCTAAATACCGCACAAATTGAACCCGGACAAGTTATCGCAATCGCTGCAGATCGAAGTCTCGAAGCTGTGACTCTCTTTCTATCGTGTCTCCAGAGCGGTATTTTGCCGTTCTTTGTTGATCCGCGTCTTGAATTTGAATCGCTGGTAAAGCTTTTAGATGCGGTTAGAATTCACGGCCTCTATTGCGGCAAGACATTGGATTCTGCTCTGTTTGCTGCGCGATTACCTTATCTTCGTTGGATTGCAGAACAAGATGCGCGGTCTTGGACTGAGCCGCAAGGGATTGCGGTCACAGCGACCGATCAGTCACCCGCTTTCGTGAATCATTCTGCCGGGACCTGTGCACCGCCTAAGGCTCTTTTTCATAGTGCGGATGCGATTGCATGGCAGTCGTCCGCGCTTGCTTCTCAACTGAGAATTCGTCAAGGAACGGAAGTTTGGTACACGGGTACTTTAGCGTCTGTTGCGGTGCTATCTCTCGGAATGTTTGCCGCGTTGTCATCAGATGCCACGTTCGTTTTGGATGATCCTTCTGAGGAGCTTGTGAAGGCCGATTCAGACGCGAAACAACGTCTACTCCTGTTGGCCGAAGCGCGTGACCGGTCTTATTGGAATGCGGATAAACTCCTTCAACTCAAAGGGAAAGTCTCCGCAGTGTTAGTGACGGACTCGTCGCTAACAGAAGAGTTTGCGCTGTTGGTAACTCGCGCAACTGACGGACAAGTTTGGTCTGGGTACTACACTTCGGAGACCGCAGGATTTGTCGCACTGAACACTTTGCCCGGCGTCTGGCCTTTCGAGTCCGTCGGCCGACCGATTGGCGGAGCAGTTTTCAAAGTCGTAGGGGAGAGCGGCGAGAGTCTGCCATGCGGATCAATTGGTCGATTGGAAGTGAGTAATGCACCACGACCCCTCAAGTTCGTTTCGCTTAGCTACAAGAGTAGCTCAAAGCGTGACGAGGAAGAATGGCTTCCGGTTGATGATTGGGCAGTACTTGATGAGCAGGACTTTCTTGGAATAGTTGGTTGTGACAGAGCAGTTTTTCTGAAAGGTGGATTCCATGTCCGCGCCGAGGACTTGGAAAAGAGTCTGAAGCATATGGATGGAGTATCTGATGCTGTAGTTTATGCGAAGCCCCATGAGGAGATTGGTTCCGAAGTCGCAGCTACTTTGCTCTTATCAAATGGCAATGCAGATGCATCTAATATTCCCCGACTGCTGGATGCAATGTTGCCTCGTTTCATGGTACCGACTTCACTTTCTGTTGTCAATGATTTGGCATCGACGCCGTCTGGAAAACGGATTAGATTCGGGCTGGCCGCGGCAGGAAAGAATGTTGATCCGCTGAAGCCTCTGCCGGAATTCGTTCTCCCGTCATTCGATCCAAGGCTTACCCGAGCCACGGAGGAGGATTCCAGAGACGAATCCTTGCCTATTGAAGATGTTTGA
- the rnc gene encoding ribonuclease III: MEFLRDLLRRNRRGVPPKIRQQLRRLERRIGFRFKDQALLIAALRHRSVLNKENLGRHESNERLEYLGDAVLDFIIAEYFYHLFPGMVEGQLTKLRSVIVSGTALVAAAKRIDLGNHLLLSDNEDRAGGRDRASILEDAFEALIGAIYLDRGMKPARQFVETHLLDNWREIVTKDEYVNYKSLVLEHAQANSWESPEYRLVEESGPDHSKLFVVEIYLNGESYGRGDGTSKKAAEQKAASVAAARLGLLGADELDLGKGTG, encoded by the coding sequence ATGGAATTCTTGCGCGATTTGCTGCGAAGGAATCGAAGGGGCGTTCCCCCGAAAATTCGGCAACAATTGCGCAGACTTGAGCGACGGATTGGATTTCGCTTCAAAGATCAAGCTCTGCTTATTGCCGCTCTACGTCATCGTAGCGTGCTGAACAAGGAGAACTTGGGGCGCCATGAATCAAATGAGCGTCTTGAGTATCTGGGCGATGCTGTTCTGGACTTCATAATTGCCGAGTATTTCTATCATCTCTTCCCTGGCATGGTAGAAGGTCAGCTCACTAAGCTCCGTTCAGTGATCGTGTCTGGCACAGCTTTAGTCGCTGCTGCTAAGAGAATTGATCTGGGGAACCATCTTCTGCTCAGCGACAATGAAGACAGAGCTGGCGGGCGAGATCGAGCTTCCATACTTGAGGATGCGTTTGAGGCACTGATTGGCGCAATCTATCTGGACCGCGGCATGAAGCCTGCTCGGCAGTTTGTTGAGACCCATCTGCTTGACAATTGGCGCGAAATCGTTACAAAAGATGAATATGTAAATTACAAGAGCCTTGTTCTCGAGCATGCGCAGGCAAATTCGTGGGAAAGTCCGGAGTATCGCCTCGTGGAGGAATCCGGGCCTGATCATTCAAAGCTGTTCGTGGTCGAGATCTACCTGAATGGCGAGTCATACGGCAGGGGAGACGGAACTTCCAAGAAGGCAGCAGAGCAGAAAGCTGCATCCGTCGCGGCCGCAAGACTTGGACTACTTGGTGCGGACGAATTAGACTTGGGAAAAGGCACCGGTTGA
- the fabD gene encoding ACP S-malonyltransferase, translating to MAQDLYERFDSVKRRFDEAAEVLDFDLAAFCFNGPEEELRQTRVTQPALFVHSVVVSELLAERGILPVAAAGHSLGEYSALACAGVFDFRTGLRLVKVRADAMQRAGEERPGAMAAVVGIEFETVEQICREVADVGVVVPANYNSPGQLVISGEVRAVEHAIELCKASGAKLARKLVVSGAFHSPLMSSASKALEEALEEAVISSPRFPVMSNATGRPHSTPQAVRRALVDQLLAPVRWTDCLQALSEMGHAHWFEIGPGNVLAGLLKRTVSGAFAQTVGTVAEIEEVTAGATA from the coding sequence ATGGCACAAGACCTTTACGAGAGGTTCGATTCAGTCAAGCGACGCTTCGATGAGGCCGCCGAAGTCCTCGATTTTGATTTGGCGGCATTCTGTTTCAACGGGCCTGAGGAGGAGCTGCGTCAGACACGTGTAACTCAACCTGCACTGTTCGTCCACTCTGTAGTCGTTTCAGAATTGCTTGCAGAACGAGGGATTCTGCCTGTTGCTGCGGCGGGGCATAGCCTTGGTGAATACTCAGCTCTTGCATGCGCGGGCGTATTCGACTTCAGGACAGGGCTGCGACTGGTGAAGGTGCGTGCTGATGCGATGCAAAGGGCGGGCGAGGAACGCCCTGGTGCAATGGCGGCAGTGGTCGGAATTGAGTTCGAGACAGTCGAGCAAATCTGCCGAGAAGTTGCCGATGTCGGCGTCGTCGTCCCTGCGAATTACAATTCGCCCGGGCAACTTGTGATTTCCGGTGAAGTCCGAGCCGTTGAACATGCCATTGAACTATGCAAAGCGAGTGGGGCAAAGCTTGCACGGAAGTTAGTAGTTTCCGGTGCTTTTCACTCGCCACTCATGTCATCTGCTTCTAAAGCGCTGGAAGAGGCGTTGGAAGAAGCGGTGATTTCCAGTCCAAGATTTCCTGTGATGTCCAATGCTACAGGTAGACCGCACAGCACACCGCAAGCTGTCAGGCGAGCCCTCGTGGATCAGTTGCTCGCACCCGTCAGATGGACGGATTGTCTGCAAGCTTTGAGTGAAATGGGGCATGCGCATTGGTTCGAGATCGGCCCGGGCAATGTACTGGCGGGCCTTCTAAAGAGAACTGTTAGTGGTGCCTTCGCGCAAACAGTCGGCACGGTCGCTGAAATTGAAGAAGTAACTGCGGGAGCAACAGCTTGA
- a CDS encoding ketoacyl-ACP synthase III, with protein sequence MSKGVRPVSRIAGLGVSFPENILTNHDLEKIVETNDEWITTRTGIKERRIVRRGERTSDYCIRAAREALEQASLDASELNAVIIGTISGDLRFPATATLVQEAIGAKNAAAWDVSATCSGFMYSLYMADALIAASRAANVLIIGAELLTPITDWTDRGTCVLFGDAAGAAVVTKAKDDRGILSVVIGSNGSYTDLLYCVGHGLAGKRLPETQYSESVMHMSGNEVFRHAVRMLERTAKEAVEKAGLEPADVDWLIPHQANTRIISATAERMGLPMEQVFLNIHKYGNTSSASVPLAMYEARKEGLLKDGQIMLSVVFGGGFTWGGAVVRF encoded by the coding sequence ATGAGTAAAGGCGTTAGACCAGTCTCACGTATTGCGGGGTTGGGAGTTAGTTTTCCCGAGAACATCCTCACGAACCACGATCTTGAGAAGATTGTGGAAACAAATGACGAGTGGATTACAACCCGGACTGGGATTAAGGAACGAAGGATTGTCCGCAGGGGTGAGCGAACGTCGGACTACTGCATCAGAGCTGCACGCGAAGCTTTAGAGCAGGCAAGCCTGGATGCGTCGGAACTAAACGCAGTTATCATCGGTACTATTTCTGGAGATCTGCGGTTTCCGGCCACTGCGACACTGGTGCAGGAAGCAATCGGCGCGAAGAACGCAGCGGCTTGGGATGTGAGTGCCACGTGCAGCGGGTTCATGTACTCGCTCTACATGGCGGACGCTCTGATAGCTGCGTCACGTGCTGCAAATGTCCTGATTATTGGAGCAGAACTGCTGACTCCTATCACGGATTGGACAGATCGGGGGACCTGTGTCCTGTTCGGTGATGCGGCCGGCGCGGCCGTGGTTACGAAGGCAAAAGATGACCGGGGAATTCTTTCCGTGGTAATCGGATCAAATGGTTCCTATACAGACTTACTGTATTGTGTGGGGCATGGACTGGCGGGCAAGAGGCTGCCAGAGACCCAATACTCTGAGAGTGTAATGCACATGAGCGGCAACGAAGTGTTTCGTCATGCGGTGCGTATGTTGGAAAGAACCGCAAAAGAGGCAGTTGAAAAAGCCGGCCTCGAGCCTGCAGATGTCGATTGGCTGATCCCTCATCAAGCTAACACTCGGATAATTTCTGCGACAGCAGAGCGCATGGGCTTGCCTATGGAGCAAGTATTCCTGAACATTCATAAGTACGGCAATACTTCATCTGCCTCTGTGCCATTGGCGATGTACGAGGCTCGCAAGGAAGGGTTGCTTAAAGATGGACAGATTATGTTGTCTGTCGTTTTCGGCGGCGGATTCACTTGGGGCGGGGCAGTGGTCCGTTTCTAA
- the plsX gene encoding phosphate acyltransferase PlsX, with the protein MVIALDAMGGDHAPRVPVEAAVQALREWPDISVKLFGPDSLLREELRRLDITGIADRISTEHSPEVVEMTDSPGKVVRSKPNSSLLRAIDLHQTGEASAIVSAGHTGVQMAASYLKLGLIKGVRRPTIGGLFPKGNGRFSLLLDVGANTDCKPINLLQFAVMGSVYMELLTGTVNPRIALVSIGEEKTKGNELVLATHYLLEHSGLNFIGNIEGRDLLSDKADVMVCDGFVGNVILKLSESLFHTFMTRFASGNGSGPPPPALAKMAKEFDYSEIGGVPLLGVNGVSIICHGGSPAKAIKNAIGEARSMVAKDLPSALSNGVEQYDASMLARGVAMYKGRTEKRDELEVEQSDDE; encoded by the coding sequence ATGGTTATTGCCTTGGATGCTATGGGGGGCGACCATGCTCCCCGTGTTCCCGTTGAAGCTGCTGTTCAAGCTCTGCGCGAATGGCCGGACATAAGCGTCAAGCTCTTTGGTCCGGATAGCCTCTTGCGTGAGGAATTGAGACGCCTCGACATCACCGGAATTGCCGATCGGATCTCTACCGAGCATTCGCCCGAAGTGGTGGAGATGACTGATTCGCCCGGCAAAGTCGTGCGGTCAAAACCCAATAGCTCGCTCTTGCGCGCCATTGATCTTCACCAGACGGGTGAGGCAAGTGCTATCGTTTCCGCAGGTCACACTGGCGTGCAAATGGCTGCCAGCTACTTAAAGCTCGGATTGATAAAAGGCGTGCGAAGGCCGACCATTGGTGGACTCTTCCCGAAAGGCAACGGTCGTTTCTCGCTTCTCCTCGACGTCGGTGCAAACACGGATTGCAAGCCCATAAACTTGTTGCAGTTCGCCGTTATGGGTTCAGTGTATATGGAGCTTCTGACAGGCACCGTGAATCCTCGGATAGCACTTGTTTCCATTGGTGAAGAAAAGACCAAGGGCAATGAGTTAGTGCTCGCGACTCACTATCTATTGGAGCATAGTGGACTCAATTTCATCGGTAACATTGAAGGCCGGGATCTCCTGTCGGACAAAGCTGATGTCATGGTTTGTGATGGATTTGTAGGTAACGTGATACTCAAACTAAGCGAGTCTCTTTTTCATACCTTTATGACGCGGTTTGCCAGCGGAAATGGGAGCGGTCCTCCGCCTCCGGCTCTTGCTAAGATGGCAAAAGAGTTTGACTACTCGGAAATTGGGGGTGTTCCTCTGCTGGGTGTCAATGGCGTGTCCATCATTTGTCACGGGGGCTCGCCGGCCAAGGCGATAAAGAACGCTATTGGCGAAGCACGAAGCATGGTCGCAAAAGACCTGCCTTCCGCACTAAGCAACGGTGTCGAACAGTACGATGCCAGCATGCTGGCTCGCGGTGTTGCCATGTACAAAGGCCGGACTGAGAAGCGTGATGAGCTGGAGGTGGAACAGTCAGACGATGAGTAA
- the fabG gene encoding 3-oxoacyl-[acyl-carrier-protein] reductase gives MNQTLSGRVAWVTGSARGIGKAIARHLALEGADLALTDVLSEDLTATAAELAVESGRKVVSQVVDVTDPIGTAGFVQRVTEELGGLSVLVNNAGITRDNLIMRMSVSDWERVLHVNLTGCFVCTQAAIKPMMKARYGKIINIASVVGVMGNAGQANYSASKAGMIGFTKSVAKELAGRGIRANAIAPGFIETDMTHQLSPEVRDAYMQAIPLKYLGSSDDIAHVCAFLASSASDYISGQVLVVDGGLHM, from the coding sequence TTGAATCAGACTCTTTCAGGCCGCGTTGCATGGGTCACTGGTTCCGCTCGAGGAATTGGTAAGGCGATCGCGCGGCATCTTGCGCTCGAGGGTGCCGATCTCGCTTTGACCGACGTTCTTTCTGAAGACTTAACTGCGACAGCAGCGGAACTTGCGGTTGAATCTGGACGTAAAGTAGTCTCACAAGTAGTGGACGTTACGGATCCGATCGGGACTGCGGGGTTCGTGCAACGTGTGACCGAGGAATTGGGAGGCCTAAGCGTTCTGGTTAACAATGCCGGAATCACTCGAGATAACTTGATCATGCGCATGTCAGTGAGCGATTGGGAGCGTGTGCTTCATGTCAACCTAACCGGATGTTTTGTTTGCACGCAGGCCGCGATTAAGCCCATGATGAAAGCTCGCTATGGGAAGATTATTAACATCGCTTCTGTAGTTGGAGTCATGGGTAATGCGGGACAAGCAAATTACTCAGCCTCCAAGGCTGGAATGATTGGGTTCACAAAATCAGTCGCGAAAGAGCTTGCCGGCCGTGGTATCCGGGCAAATGCGATTGCGCCAGGTTTCATTGAAACAGACATGACTCATCAATTGAGTCCAGAGGTTAGGGATGCCTATATGCAGGCTATTCCCCTGAAGTATCTCGGCTCATCGGACGATATTGCGCATGTTTGCGCATTTCTCGCATCCTCCGCATCTGACTACATTTCAGGGCAAGTGTTAGTCGTTGACGGTGGACTGCACATGTAA
- a CDS encoding DUF177 domain-containing protein — MKIHLPAYGQGVHEISEELVASELELDPESFSRPIQARLRLDRHDPYFDFRIKLETSAKTECDRCLCQIEIPLEVSSPLLFVAGQPPKGDEVDDEDIVYFRPGTTELDLSQDFRDLLILAFAGKHLCHEDCLGLCVQCGANLNDGPCNCNAKNSI, encoded by the coding sequence GTGAAAATTCACCTTCCGGCTTACGGGCAAGGAGTGCACGAAATCAGCGAGGAGCTGGTGGCTTCAGAGCTCGAGCTGGATCCAGAGTCCTTCAGTCGGCCGATTCAAGCACGGCTCAGGTTGGACAGGCATGATCCCTATTTCGATTTCCGTATAAAGCTTGAAACGTCTGCGAAGACTGAATGTGATCGTTGCCTATGTCAGATTGAGATTCCCTTGGAAGTTAGTTCTCCGTTGCTTTTTGTCGCTGGTCAACCGCCTAAAGGGGACGAAGTAGACGATGAAGATATCGTGTACTTCAGGCCTGGGACAACGGAGTTAGATTTGAGTCAGGACTTTCGCGATCTGCTCATACTTGCTTTTGCTGGGAAACACCTGTGTCATGAGGACTGTCTGGGCTTGTGCGTCCAATGCGGTGCAAACCTGAATGACGGTCCCTGCAATTGTAACGCAAAGAATTCCATTTAA